ggaatacaaaagtaggaagtcaagagataccttgagtaataggcaaatttagCCTACTTCTTcttgactacgctaaagcttttgactacgtggatcacaacaaactgatgaaaattctgaaagaaatgggaataccagaccagctgacctgcctcctgagaaatctgtgtgcagatcaagaagcaacagttggaactggacgtggaacaacagactggttccaaatagggaaaggagtacatcaaggttgtatattgtcaccctgcttatttaacttatctgcagtaTATCACGtgaaatggcaggctggatgaagcacaagctggaatcaagattaccaggagaagtatcaataccttcagatacgcagatgatataacccttatggcaaaaagtgaagacaactagagagcctcttgatgaaagtgaaagagaagaatgaagaagttggcttaaaactcaacattcaggggGCACTCttcatcccccttctgatgtctatgtcaggaGCTCTCTCTGTCCCCTTCCTCTCTTTAATAAAACTTCTACACAAAatctcttgagtgatcaagcctggtccctggtccctaAGCTAaaccttcttcagagatcacgaatccaacactgttcactgtaagctatcataCTTAGGGCTTGTCCAggatcttcaggacaaggtaagaacACTCAGAGCGCTAACCTCTCTGCTTTCTCATAACacattttctgctttactttactaactctactgtgtgtttgtgtgaatgaatgacatgccctgAGTGAAGCAAGCGACGGGCCCTGCTTTGTGGTCTCTCAGTGCCTTGTAATGGCTGAAGGCACCCTCAAACAGGGGAGCCTAGTCAGGGGTTTATAcagacctgccaatgccaagagacacCCAAGGTCCCTGTGAGGGGAGCAACCAAAATTGGGGAAAGCGTGAGGACTGAACTTTCCTTTCTGGGTCAtcttttcctggtctctttgaccatttagTAATTGTGTGgggaattagaactactaaccTATCTGTCAGATtgtagactttcaagggacttgtgatccatgctgttcactttaataaaactctgctacatacacacacacacacacacacacacacacacacacacacacccctcaacattcagagaaataagatcatgtcatccggtcccatcacttcatgacaaatagatggggaaacgatggaaacaatgagaaactttattctggggggcttcaaaatcactgtacatggtgactgcagccctgaaattaaaagacacttgctccttggaagaaaagctatgaccagcctagatagcatattaaaaagcagagacattactttgccaacaaaggtctgtctagtcaaagctatggttttcccagtagtcatgtatggatgtgagagttggactataaagaaagctgaccactgaagaattgatgcttttcaactgtgatgttgaagactcttgagaatcccctggactgcaaggagatcaaaccagtcaatcctaaaggaaatcagtcctgaacattcattggaaggattgatgctgaagctgaaactccaatactttggccacctgatgtgaagaactgactcattggaaaagacccttatgatgaaaaagattgaaggcaggaggggaaggggacaacagaggatgagatgactggatggcatcaccaatttgatggacatgagtctgaaaaaaactccaggagttggagacagacaggaagcctggcttgctgcagtccatggggttgcaaagagtcggacatgactgagtgactgaactgagcttgcTTTTTCAAGCCAGGATCTAATCAAAGTGATTGCTGCCCTCCAGCCAAAGACTGGGAACCTATGTGAACAAATTTGGATTGATCAGTTCTCTGCAAGGAGGGAAAGAGCTGCCACAGGGAAGGAATGAAGGTGGCGTCTCAATGAAATGTGGATTCTTGGGACTTTGTCTGGACTTGTCAAAAGCAAGGACAATTCTACGATTATCTTGATTTTTTATgtgaaagcaaaagaaacacagcagGCAAGGGGAATGTTTGGCCATTTTTGTGGTTTGGAAATGTTCTTGTTTTTGTCTCTTAGACAGCACTACAGACTAGACTTGTTCTTGTTTTGCTCCATCACAGTCACAGAGCGAGGGGATTCTTTTGTTCTGTAAAGTTATTTATGTATCTAGGAGAACTCCAGCTGTTAACGTCAGGCCAACTCAGTGACAGCAGTCAGGGGCTCCTTTTTTTCAATCTCAGGGTTCTCATTATATTCAGTTGTTatgtctcatttatttcttttaatatatacctcctacttaaaaaacaaaatgttgaCTTCTTAAAACCTAGGCCACATGTAGCCACATTTCTAGACTAATCTAATTATTTCTTCAAGATGGCATTTAACTTGTTCCAGTAAATAAGTCTGAAGGctggaaagtgaaagagttagtcgctcagtcacaaatgactctttgcaaccccatgtccaagatactggagtgagtagccatttccttctccaggggatctttctgacccagggacaaaacccaggtctcctgcattgcaggtggactctttaccatctgagccaccagggaagcttaatcTCCTAGGAGTTTTCTATTActtttgcatgctaagttgcttcagtcctgtccaactctgtgggaccctatggacagaagcccaccaggctcctctgtctatgagatttcctaggcaagattaccagagtgggttgccatgccatcctccagggggtcttcccacccaaggatcaaacctgtgcctcatacatctacctgcattggcaggcagtttctttattggCATCACCGGGGAAGCCTCCCaattccatttgtgtgtgtgttagttactcagttgtgtctgactctttgtgagtccatggactgtaacctgccaggctcctctgtacatggaattctccaagcaagaatactggaatgggttgccaagcccttctccaggggatcttcctgacccagggatgaacctgggtctcctgcactgcaggcagattctttaccatttgagctacccaggaagccttGAGTCCATGACGAATTAGTCAACTCCCTGTTCTTATTTTCCACAATGATTTCTATTGATGGATGTTTAATATGTATGAGGGTCTTTCTAGGCATCATCTGGACCACTAAGCTAAAGTAGCTATCATGGatttcctgttggctcagtgataaagaatgtgcctgccagtgcaggggatgcaggttccatccttgatcCTGATTTCACATGCcgtagagcagctaagcccgtgtgagccacagctactaaaTCCCACGCATTCTAGAGCCCACCCCTGTTCCACAACAGGGGAAGTCATCACAATGaaaagcccgcacactgcaactagagtgtagccctcactcactgcaattagagaaagcccaggcacagcaacaaagacctagaacaccaaaaataaattttagaaaacacaCAGGGAAGAGCATGGgcagaaggcagaaggagagtgGAGTTAGCATATTTGGGAACAGAAAGGAGCTGGGAGAAGTATGAGGTGAGCCTAGAGAGGCAGGAAGGACAGATTACCCAGGCTAAAAGTCACGGTAAGAATTTGGAACTTTATTCTGAGAGTAATGGAGAATTGAGTAAATGACATGACACAATAGgctgttttgaaatttttgtattttgttggaaaaaaaagaaaacttggcaTCAATGCATGTTGCAGCCGcatgcaggctcttagttccctaacccgggattgaacctgtgccccataTAGGGGAaacacagagttctaaccactggatcaccagaaaaGTCCCACAGTTTGCAGAATCCTCTGACTTTTACAACCTTCAGTTCTCTGTAAGGGTTCACTCTGTGACCCTTACCTGAGCATTGGTCAGTGGAAATGCTACCAGCCTTCTCTGGCCTCCGTAACCAGTTACCTAAGGTTTGTGCTCAAAGACACACTTCTCATtctaaatcaaagaagaaaatgtagtTTATTGAAAGCTTTTCTGGGATGAAGAGGGTTTACTGTATCACAGCagaaatatatcttttaatattCACCTCCTGACTCCAAAGTTCTATGGACAATGACCCAAGTACTTTcctcataaaaaattaaagacctCCACCTCTCtcatttgaagaaggaaatggcaactcactccagtattcttgcctggaaaattccacggacagaggaacctggtgggctacagtccatggggtcgcgaagagtcggccACGATTGAGCACGTCAGCACCTCTCTCCTTAATACCCCATCCCCTCatcaccccccaccaccacccatttcagttttttctgcaatctttattccattttaatgGAGAAATAGTCTTGTCATCTTGTGACTTAATCTTTGTCCTTTTGAATGTTTAGGAAAAATGGGGAGAGGACAAACTTTCTGGGAAAGACAGCAATAACTTTGGGGTTGCTCAGGACAATTTTAAATTAGTGCCTGTGTGgccattcatttttaaagtaaacatataagacttccctggtggtgcaggggataggaatctgcctgtcaacgcagtggacatgggttcaatccctaatccgggcagatcccacatgccaaggagcaactaaaacccgtggaccacaactactgagcctgtgctttagggcccatgagccacaactaccgagccacAGCTGATGAAGCCAcgtacctagagcctgtgctccacaacaggggAAGGAAGCCACCACAATCAGAAACCCGAGCACCGCAAGGAAGAGTAACCCccgctccccacaactagagaaaggccacgcgcagcaacaaagacccagcacaaccaagtacatataaacacacatgcttcagttttaaattttatctgaTAACACtttcacaaataaaatatattaaaccaaaaaaataatCTCCCCCTCGTAGAATAAGTTATTTTCGACCATACCTTAAGGAGACCCAAGTGAGACTACACTTAAAATTTATAAGCATGAGCTTGAGTGCCTTTGTCCAGTCCTCCTCCGTGTTCAAGTGGGTTCTGATGGAATAGAATCCCCTGCTGCTTCCAGGGTCTTCCATCAGGCCTTTCTTCACATGAATCTTGTAGGGCAAACAGAGAGCCGACTCACCTCTCTCAGCTGCTTCCTTGAACTGCTGCATGCAATCCAGGAAAGCCATCATAGCCTGATCAAATTTGTTATGTAAGAAAACATTCTGCTTCCCACTAGAGAACAACGGCAGCTCGGCACAGTCATCTATTAAAGACCTCAGGTAGGAGTGGTTTCCGCAGGGGAAGAGACGGTaccgctgaaactccagtccaaTTTTGTTGGCCAGGGCAAGGAGCAGCAAGGCTGTCTGTCCCCAGGCCGCATTGATCTCATTCCAGCACACAGGGACAGTGGGGAGGCGGCCcaatctgaagttattgatgatGGTTAAGGGGCCGTCTTGCCAGATCTCAAAGGTGGCATTAAAGATGTCGGTTTTCTCCAACTGATTCCACTGGATCTGGGCGTACTGTAGCCGCATCTCCACACTGCTCAGCTCCTCGTGTAGTTCTAATTGTTGCCATTTCAGTTGACTGTAGTCCTTCCAGTACTGCTCTTCCTGCTGCTCCAGCATCTTAGTCTCTGCCTGGGCTGCCTCAAGATCAGCTGCTACCCTTTCTTGGTTCTTTTCCATCTCTGCCACTTCCTGGAGTAGCCTTGCTTCCTCCAACTCAATGTCCTTCAGCTTCTCCTGCAGCATCTccgtctcatcctcagtcacccgCTTCCTGGTCTCCAAACAGCGTTTGTAGTTCTGAACATCAGATTCTGTGATGGCGAGTTCAATGTCCAGTACCTCTAAAAGATTGTCAGTACAGTCCACACACAGTGGGTGGTCCACCTCTGTTTCACCAGAGAGGATGTCGGAACTGCCCCTAATAGTCTTCTGGATGCTGTCGAGACTCCTCCAGGGCTCCAACTTCCCAAGCAGGGTGAAGTTGGAATAGTCCAAGGCCATCGCACCACTGACGGGGTGAGGAGTCCTGCAAAAGGCACCATCCTGTAGATTTTCAAGGTTTGCCTCCTCCTTGGAGGGAGGGCCTCCCTCCTGTGTTTCTCTTGTCTCTCCCTGAGCTGAGATAGGCATTGATGCTCCAGGTTCCTGGGAGGGCCCCATGGAATGATTCAGTTTCAGGGCCTGGCTGCAGCGCTGGCAAAGAAAGCAGAGGTGGGACATGGTGGAGGTCTTGACTCTCAACTTAACACTGCTTCCTCTGGGTCAGCAGTTAGTTAACCATTTATACCTTTTAGAATTCCTTCTAAAACCTCATATCTCATCTTGTCACTCTCCTTAAAACCTTACAATGGTACCCTCCTTAAATACTTTTATACCTCCCTTGCCTCCTCATAGGCTTCCTTTCTAAAAAGAAAAGCCAATCATCTTACTCCACCCTTAGAAAGAATAA
The sequence above is a segment of the Ovis aries strain OAR_USU_Benz2616 breed Rambouillet chromosome 12, ARS-UI_Ramb_v3.0, whole genome shotgun sequence genome. Coding sequences within it:
- the BECN2 gene encoding beclin-2, which gives rise to MSHLCFLCQRCSQALKLNHSMGPSQEPGASMPISAQGETRETQEGGPPSKEEANLENLQDGAFCRTPHPVSGAMALDYSNFTLLGKLEPWRSLDSIQKTIRGSSDILSGETEVDHPLCVDCTDNLLEVLDIELAITESDVQNYKRCLETRKRVTEDETEMLQEKLKDIELEEARLLQEVAEMEKNQERVAADLEAAQAETKMLEQQEEQYWKDYSQLKWQQLELHEELSSVEMRLQYAQIQWNQLEKTDIFNATFEIWQDGPLTIINNFRLGRLPTVPVCWNEINAAWGQTALLLLALANKIGLEFQRYRLFPCGNHSYLRSLIDDCAELPLFSSGKQNVFLHNKFDQAMMAFLDCMQQFKEAAERGESALCLPYKIHVKKGLMEDPGSSRGFYSIRTHLNTEEDWTKALKLMLINFKCSLTWVSLRYGRK